A section of the Acidobacterium capsulatum ATCC 51196 genome encodes:
- a CDS encoding HlyD family secretion protein has translation MKKWSFVIPVAVLATAAFLILAIRGHWTSWQSDAVVQKTDDAYVTANQIPLSTRISGTVKAVDVHDYQGVRAGEPLIVLDDADYQAVVSEAQAAIAAAQAELAANQAAKHAADAQVQSAASGIAQAQAAARAAQDAIAAAQAQADDAASEYRRVHALYANQAATQEQYDHALAARESTQAALQAKQAQAAQAQAAIASGETARAAALEQRAGLNAKDRALEAQIAAKKAQLIVAQVNLSYATISAPASGRIGKLQVHPGQLIGAGVEVVDFVPHDPWVEANYQETQLRRIRVSDRADVHIDAFPGRTFHGHVQEIAPASGAATALLPPDNATGNFTKVVQRIPVKIVLDDLPPGDLLRPGLSAEVAIHTNDVQRAAQTAATSN, from the coding sequence GTGAAGAAGTGGTCTTTCGTCATCCCTGTGGCTGTGTTGGCCACTGCGGCATTTCTGATTCTCGCCATTCGAGGCCATTGGACCTCGTGGCAGAGCGACGCCGTGGTGCAAAAGACCGACGATGCTTACGTTACAGCCAATCAGATTCCACTGAGCACCCGCATCAGCGGAACGGTAAAGGCTGTTGACGTGCATGACTATCAAGGGGTGCGTGCGGGTGAGCCGCTGATCGTGCTCGACGATGCGGATTATCAGGCTGTGGTGAGTGAAGCGCAGGCTGCCATTGCCGCGGCGCAGGCCGAGCTTGCCGCGAATCAGGCCGCAAAGCACGCCGCGGATGCACAAGTGCAAAGCGCCGCATCCGGCATTGCGCAGGCGCAAGCCGCCGCGCGGGCCGCGCAGGATGCGATCGCCGCCGCACAAGCTCAGGCTGACGATGCCGCCAGCGAATACCGCCGTGTGCATGCGCTTTATGCAAATCAGGCCGCTACGCAAGAGCAGTATGATCATGCGCTCGCGGCGCGTGAGTCCACACAGGCCGCACTGCAGGCCAAACAGGCGCAAGCCGCGCAGGCACAGGCTGCTATCGCCAGCGGCGAGACTGCCCGGGCAGCGGCACTTGAACAGCGTGCCGGACTAAACGCTAAGGACCGCGCCCTCGAAGCGCAAATCGCAGCGAAAAAAGCCCAGCTTATCGTGGCGCAGGTCAATCTTAGTTACGCCACCATCAGCGCTCCTGCCTCGGGCCGCATCGGCAAGCTTCAGGTGCATCCTGGTCAATTGATCGGTGCGGGCGTCGAGGTTGTCGACTTCGTGCCGCACGATCCCTGGGTCGAGGCCAACTACCAGGAGACGCAGTTGCGGCGCATCCGTGTGAGCGATCGGGCTGATGTTCATATCGATGCATTTCCGGGGCGGACCTTTCACGGCCATGTGCAGGAGATTGCCCCGGCCAGTGGCGCGGCCACGGCCTTGCTGCCCCCTGACAATGCAACGGGCAATTTCACTAAGGTGGTACAGCGCATTCCGGTCAAGATTGTTCTT
- a CDS encoding RNA polymerase sigma factor, which translates to MNHENTIRLSSSDSLSSATNTRSQFSSESAPSGDVTEEVLLCRARRGDVSSFESLVHLHRQHMHRAALRVTEHHEDAEEAVQESVWSAYQKLNQFHGDAQLRTWLTRITINHALMILRKRKTGRVIPLAFEAEDGETFFDPADLRPNPEQHCYRREMSGKLQTALERLSPALRAAFELRHVDELTSSEAARALGISVPAFKSRLMRARQTLQRRLSYAFDPASERCKSR; encoded by the coding sequence ATGAATCATGAGAATACAATCCGGCTGTCTTCCTCTGATTCCCTTAGCTCTGCCACGAACACACGATCGCAGTTCTCTTCGGAATCTGCTCCCTCGGGCGATGTTACAGAGGAGGTGTTGCTCTGCCGTGCGAGGCGCGGAGATGTGTCTTCGTTTGAGTCGTTAGTTCATCTGCATAGACAGCACATGCACCGCGCGGCGTTGCGTGTGACTGAGCATCACGAAGATGCCGAAGAGGCTGTGCAGGAATCGGTGTGGAGTGCGTATCAGAAGCTCAATCAATTCCATGGGGATGCACAGTTGCGCACCTGGCTGACACGCATCACGATCAATCACGCCCTGATGATTCTTCGCAAGCGCAAGACCGGGCGTGTTATCCCATTGGCGTTTGAGGCAGAGGATGGGGAGACCTTCTTTGACCCGGCAGACCTGCGTCCGAATCCCGAGCAGCACTGCTATCGGCGCGAAATGAGCGGCAAGCTACAGACGGCTCTTGAGAGGCTCTCACCGGCATTGCGCGCCGCATTTGAGCTGCGTCATGTGGACGAACTCACGTCATCGGAGGCGGCCCGGGCGCTGGGCATATCCGTGCCGGCATTCAAGAGCCGTCTGATGCGAGCGCGGCAAACCCTGCAACGCAGGCTCAGCTATGCTTTCGATCCGGCCTCGGAACGCTGCAAGAGCCGGTAA
- a CDS encoding NAD(P)/FAD-dependent oxidoreductase, giving the protein MMKSGPVVVIVGGGFGGLAAAKALKDAPVQVVLVDRSNHHLFQPLLYQVATAVLAPGQIATPIRSVLHDQKNATVILGNVVGIDTEAKAVLADINDSKSVPIRYDFLVLATGARDAYFGHCDFERYTFGLKTLADAVALRNRILSVFEMAEFAEDLEQRQSLLTFVLVGAGPTGVEMASAIAVLIQSTLKSDFRRMDPAMARIILVERSDRVLDNFDPRLSMAAQRRLQSLGVELMLGQTVEEIDDTGVTIHGQHIAARTVIWAAGVAPSPAGDWLKAETDKSGRVLVHRDLSVPNLPEVFVVGDTAHFEQNGHPLPGVAQVAIQQGQYAARVIAARVEDAPFAPMFRYLDKGNLAVAGRGFAVLQSDKIKLSGFWAWWIWAAVHLRFLAGNNLRLSVSVQWMWTFLTAQRGSRLIVRHHAKD; this is encoded by the coding sequence ATGATGAAGAGTGGTCCGGTGGTGGTGATTGTCGGTGGCGGGTTCGGCGGGCTTGCGGCAGCGAAAGCGCTGAAGGATGCGCCCGTGCAAGTGGTTCTTGTGGATCGTTCCAATCATCATCTCTTTCAACCTCTGCTGTATCAGGTGGCGACGGCTGTGCTTGCTCCAGGACAGATCGCCACACCGATTCGAAGCGTGCTGCACGATCAGAAGAATGCTACGGTCATTCTAGGAAATGTAGTAGGGATTGATACCGAAGCGAAGGCAGTTCTCGCCGATATCAATGACAGCAAGAGCGTCCCCATACGTTATGACTTTCTCGTGCTTGCAACAGGCGCTCGCGACGCTTACTTCGGGCATTGTGATTTTGAGCGCTACACGTTCGGGTTGAAAACTCTGGCCGATGCCGTTGCGCTGCGCAACAGAATTCTCAGCGTCTTTGAAATGGCTGAGTTTGCGGAGGATCTGGAACAGAGACAGTCTCTGCTTACCTTTGTGCTTGTGGGGGCCGGACCCACCGGTGTGGAGATGGCCAGCGCTATCGCAGTGCTCATCCAGAGCACGTTAAAAAGCGACTTCCGCCGCATGGACCCGGCCATGGCAAGAATCATTCTGGTGGAGAGGTCGGATCGCGTTCTCGACAATTTTGATCCCAGGCTTTCCATGGCAGCGCAGAGGCGTCTGCAAAGTCTGGGAGTGGAACTGATGCTCGGGCAAACAGTGGAAGAGATCGATGATACCGGGGTCACCATCCATGGGCAGCACATCGCCGCGAGAACTGTGATTTGGGCCGCGGGTGTGGCGCCATCCCCCGCTGGTGATTGGTTGAAGGCCGAAACGGACAAGTCCGGCAGGGTCCTCGTACATCGAGATCTCTCCGTCCCGAACCTTCCCGAGGTCTTTGTGGTGGGGGACACGGCTCACTTTGAGCAGAATGGCCATCCGTTACCGGGCGTGGCACAGGTCGCCATCCAGCAAGGGCAATACGCGGCGAGAGTGATAGCGGCGCGTGTCGAAGATGCTCCATTTGCGCCTATGTTCCGCTATCTTGACAAAGGCAATCTCGCTGTCGCGGGTAGGGGATTTGCGGTGCTGCAGTCGGACAAGATTAAACTGAGCGGCTTCTGGGCCTGGTGGATATGGGCTGCCGTGCATCTGCGATTCCTGGCTGGCAACAACCTGCGGCTGAGCGTCAGCGTGCAATGGATGTGGACCTTTCTCACCGCTCAACGTGGCTCACGGCTGATCGTCAGGCATCACGCCAAAGATTGA
- a CDS encoding IS5 family transposase (programmed frameshift), translated as MAGRWELTEEQWLLVEPVLRPASAGVRRGRPWHDTRAVLNGVLWVLGTGAQWRELPEKYPPYQTCHRRFQQWIRDGKLVEALRLLARLLHEQGKLNLEEAFVDATFASAKKGASPSARPRRGKGTKIVAIAADNSLPLAVTVESASPAECHLVEDALAASFLDELPARLIGDKAYDSDGLDRKLAEDYGIEMIAPNRRNRSKTQDGRPLRRYRKRWKVERLFAWMHNFRRLVNRWEYHIENYLGMAQLACLHMMLRYL; from the exons ATGGCAGGACGCTGGGAGTTAACCGAAGAACAGTGGTTGTTGGTAGAGCCGGTGTTGCGGCCTGCTTCGGCAGGTGTGCGGCGGGGCCGTCCCTGGCACGACACGCGGGCCGTGCTGAATGGTGTGTTGTGGGTCTTGGGAACCGGGGCGCAGTGGCGTGAGTTGCCGGAGAAGTATCCGCCATACCAAACCTGCCACCGCCGTTTCCAGCAGTGGATCCGCGATGGCAAGCTGGTGGAAGCGCTGAGGCTGCTGGCGCGATTGCTGCACGAGCAGGGCAAGCTCAACCTGGAGGAAGCGTTCGTGGATGCAACCTTCGCGAGCGCCAAAAAAGGGGCTTCGCCATCGGCCCGAC CCCGCCGCGGGAAGGGCACGAAGATCGTCGCTATCGCCGCTGATAACAGTCTTCCACTCGCCGTTACTGTGGAAAGCGCTTCGCCGGCAGAGTGCCATCTCGTCGAAGATGCCCTTGCCGCCAGCTTCCTCGACGAACTTCCCGCCAGGTTGATCGGCGACAAGGCCTATGACTCGGACGGACTGGACAGAAAACTGGCCGAAGACTATGGAATCGAAATGATTGCACCGAACCGTCGCAACCGCTCCAAAACACAGGATGGCCGCCCCTTGCGCCGCTACAGGAAGCGATGGAAGGTCGAAAGGCTCTTCGCATGGATGCACAACTTCCGAAGGCTCGTAAACCGATGGGAGTACCACATCGAAAATTACCTCGGAATGGCTCAACTCGCATGCCTCCACATGATGCTCAGATATTTATGA
- the mdlC gene encoding benzoylformate decarboxylase, which produces MSAGNAFTVWEATYDLLRKLGLTTVFGNPGSTEQPFLKNFPSDFDYILALQEASAVAMADGFAQATGSPALVNLHTNAGTGNGMGSIMTAFQNKTPLIITAGQQTREMIICDPLLTNRDETMLPRPYVKWAYEPKRAQDVPRAIMRAYALALQPPAGPVFLSIPLDDWDQPALGIADVRTVSSRVAPDPDRIREFASRISGAKKPALIYGPEIEKAGGWEAGIALAEKLRAPVFRAPASERMSISETHPLFQMQLPQAMGPISTILAGYDLIVVIGAPVFRYYPYVPGPVVPAGAELLQITNDPTDAGSALIGDSLLSDAKLALLALHDLVEDRSSLPLPARREKKTPPASSTGMPLTAEELYAALGEVRPEDAIVVEESPSNFMQFRDYWPALKPMRYFTYASGGLGHNAPSSVGVALAQKKLGTGLPVVMLIGDGSLQYSVQSLASAAQHNLKIIYIVPCNREYAILKEFAVLERTPNVPALDLPYLDIVSLAQGYGVRGIKADTKEQIQAAFRQALAAEGPTLIAVPIKQELKPLIPPSVKA; this is translated from the coding sequence ATGTCAGCAGGAAATGCATTCACAGTGTGGGAAGCAACCTACGATCTATTACGGAAACTGGGGCTGACGACTGTATTCGGCAACCCTGGTTCCACCGAACAGCCCTTCCTCAAGAACTTCCCTTCGGATTTCGACTATATCCTCGCCCTGCAAGAAGCCTCAGCAGTAGCCATGGCAGACGGATTTGCGCAAGCCACGGGCAGCCCCGCACTGGTCAATCTTCACACCAATGCCGGAACAGGAAACGGCATGGGTTCCATCATGACGGCGTTTCAGAATAAAACTCCTCTCATTATTACGGCTGGCCAGCAGACCAGAGAGATGATCATCTGCGATCCTCTTTTGACGAACCGTGACGAGACCATGCTACCGCGGCCCTATGTGAAATGGGCCTACGAGCCGAAGCGTGCGCAGGATGTTCCGCGCGCGATCATGAGAGCCTACGCGCTCGCACTGCAACCGCCCGCGGGACCCGTTTTTCTCTCCATTCCTCTTGACGACTGGGATCAGCCCGCACTCGGGATCGCGGATGTTCGCACGGTCAGCAGCCGCGTCGCTCCCGATCCGGACCGTATTCGCGAGTTTGCAAGCCGCATTTCCGGTGCGAAGAAGCCCGCCCTGATCTATGGGCCTGAGATCGAGAAGGCCGGCGGCTGGGAGGCCGGCATCGCGCTCGCAGAAAAACTTCGCGCTCCGGTCTTTCGGGCACCCGCCTCGGAACGCATGTCCATTTCCGAGACGCATCCGCTATTTCAAATGCAGTTGCCACAGGCAATGGGGCCGATCAGCACGATCCTCGCGGGCTATGACCTGATCGTGGTCATCGGCGCCCCGGTCTTCCGCTATTATCCCTATGTTCCTGGCCCGGTTGTACCGGCGGGAGCGGAGTTGCTCCAGATCACGAACGATCCTACAGATGCTGGCAGCGCGCTCATCGGCGACAGTCTCTTGTCAGACGCTAAGCTCGCACTGCTGGCACTACACGATCTGGTCGAGGACCGCTCATCGCTTCCTCTTCCCGCGCGAAGGGAAAAGAAGACGCCGCCTGCCTCCAGCACCGGGATGCCGCTCACGGCAGAGGAACTGTATGCGGCGCTGGGCGAGGTTCGTCCTGAAGACGCAATTGTTGTGGAGGAGTCACCGTCGAACTTCATGCAGTTTCGTGACTACTGGCCAGCGCTGAAGCCTATGCGCTATTTCACTTATGCGAGCGGAGGACTTGGTCACAATGCTCCGTCTTCGGTGGGTGTAGCGCTGGCTCAAAAGAAGCTGGGAACAGGCCTGCCCGTTGTCATGCTCATTGGTGATGGTTCCCTGCAATACTCGGTGCAAAGCCTGGCGTCGGCGGCACAACACAATCTGAAGATCATCTACATCGTGCCGTGCAATCGAGAATACGCAATTCTCAAAGAGTTTGCGGTTCTTGAAAGGACGCCCAATGTTCCCGCCCTTGATCTGCCCTATCTTGACATCGTTTCACTGGCCCAAGGGTACGGAGTCAGGGGAATCAAGGCCGATACGAAGGAACAAATTCAGGCTGCCTTCCGGCAGGCGCTCGCAGCTGAGGGGCCAACCTTGATTGCTGTTCCGATCAAACAGGAGCTGAAACCGCTCATCCCGCCTTCGGTGAAAGCATAA
- a CDS encoding quinone oxidoreductase family protein, protein MQITALGGREVLNVRDVAMPTLRTGQVLIRVCFSGVNFIDVYYREGKYKTDLPFVPGAEGSGYIAGVGEGVVGFSEGDPVAWYGPLGSCAEYAAVDASMVIKISAGIPLSVAAALMMQGITAHYLAHSTFPLQEGHTALVHAAAGGVGHLLTQMAKRAGARVLATVSSEEKASIAKDAGASEVILYHDVDFDAAARNLTDGVGVDVVYDGVGKTTFEGSLRSLRPLGMLALYGASSGPVPPFDLSRLSAMGSLFITRPMSFDYIRPHSKYVERTDAIFAMYQNRVLNVHVDTVFPLEEAAAAYELLESRRSKGKILLSLA, encoded by the coding sequence GTGCAGATCACAGCTCTTGGAGGACGCGAGGTCCTCAACGTACGCGATGTAGCCATGCCCACACTTCGCACGGGCCAGGTGCTCATACGCGTTTGCTTTTCTGGAGTGAACTTCATCGACGTGTACTACCGCGAGGGAAAATATAAGACTGACCTCCCATTTGTCCCGGGCGCGGAAGGCTCTGGTTACATCGCAGGTGTGGGCGAAGGTGTTGTTGGATTTTCAGAAGGAGACCCCGTTGCCTGGTACGGGCCGTTAGGAAGCTGCGCCGAGTACGCGGCCGTCGATGCCAGCATGGTCATCAAAATATCCGCCGGGATTCCGCTGTCAGTCGCTGCAGCCCTCATGATGCAGGGCATCACCGCCCACTATCTTGCACACTCAACTTTTCCGCTGCAGGAAGGCCATACCGCTCTCGTTCACGCAGCCGCCGGCGGTGTAGGCCACCTGCTGACACAGATGGCGAAGAGAGCGGGCGCCAGAGTCCTCGCCACAGTTTCGTCAGAGGAAAAAGCCAGCATTGCAAAGGACGCAGGCGCCAGCGAGGTCATCCTTTACCATGATGTGGACTTTGATGCAGCGGCTCGGAACTTGACGGATGGCGTTGGTGTGGACGTCGTATATGACGGCGTGGGCAAGACCACTTTTGAAGGATCGCTAAGATCACTCAGGCCGCTGGGGATGCTTGCGCTTTATGGCGCATCCAGTGGGCCGGTTCCTCCATTTGATCTCAGCCGTCTCAGCGCGATGGGCTCGCTCTTCATCACGCGTCCCATGTCGTTCGACTACATTCGGCCCCACAGCAAGTACGTAGAGCGGACGGATGCAATTTTCGCGATGTACCAGAATCGTGTTCTAAACGTTCATGTCGATACGGTGTTTCCACTCGAAGAAGCCGCCGCGGCTTATGAGTTGCTGGAAAGCCGCCGTTCCAAGGGAAAGATTCTTTTGTCACTCGCATGA
- a CDS encoding NAD-dependent succinate-semialdehyde dehydrogenase, with amino-acid sequence MSYDSVNPYTGELMKHFDEHSDEAMEDALSRADACFRSFGTVEARAEVLRKAAALMRERREDLARMITLEMGKLIRESRDEVELSASILDYYAEKAPKLLARRPLEESTVGEAWLELEPIGVLIGVEPWNYPFYQLVRFVGPNIAAGNTILMKHAPGVPQCAVAFEKVMQDAGAPDGAYINLFLSNDQVSRLIADPRIQGVALTGSERAGESLAAQAGKALKKSTMELGGNDAFIVMEDFDPRLAARMAAQGRMGNCGQVCVGSKRFIVVDKIADEFLAELMRLMAQYIPGNPMDESTTLGPLSSSLALDRLVEQLDIALRHGATLLMGGSRPAGPGAFLSPTILTDIDRSNPAYSQEFFGPVAMFFRAKDEDEAMKIANDSPFGLGGAICTSDPRRARRLASRLQSGMVFINYPALTAPELPFGGIKRSGYGRELSGLGIEEFVNKKMVCMVDPAKVRHSVS; translated from the coding sequence ATGAGTTACGACAGCGTCAATCCATATACGGGCGAACTAATGAAGCATTTTGACGAGCACAGCGACGAGGCGATGGAAGACGCGCTCTCACGCGCGGATGCCTGCTTCCGCTCATTTGGAACTGTGGAAGCGCGGGCGGAAGTGTTGAGAAAAGCCGCAGCTCTGATGCGTGAGCGTCGCGAAGATCTTGCAAGGATGATCACGCTTGAGATGGGAAAGCTCATTCGGGAGAGCCGGGATGAAGTCGAGCTGAGTGCGTCTATTCTGGATTACTACGCGGAAAAAGCGCCGAAGCTTCTCGCCCGGCGTCCGCTGGAGGAATCAACGGTGGGCGAGGCATGGCTTGAGCTTGAGCCCATCGGTGTGTTGATCGGCGTCGAGCCGTGGAATTATCCCTTTTATCAGTTGGTACGCTTTGTCGGGCCGAATATCGCGGCCGGCAACACCATTCTGATGAAGCACGCGCCGGGCGTGCCGCAGTGTGCGGTTGCGTTCGAAAAAGTGATGCAGGATGCGGGCGCTCCCGATGGAGCTTATATCAATCTCTTTCTCAGCAACGATCAGGTGAGCCGTCTGATCGCCGATCCGCGCATTCAAGGTGTAGCGCTGACTGGGTCAGAGCGGGCCGGTGAATCTCTCGCGGCACAGGCGGGCAAGGCACTCAAGAAATCCACGATGGAGCTGGGAGGCAACGATGCCTTCATCGTCATGGAAGATTTTGATCCCAGGCTTGCGGCCAGAATGGCTGCGCAGGGCCGCATGGGAAACTGCGGCCAGGTCTGTGTAGGCTCCAAGCGGTTCATCGTCGTCGATAAGATCGCAGATGAATTTCTGGCCGAGCTGATGCGGCTCATGGCGCAATATATTCCGGGCAATCCGATGGATGAATCGACTACGCTGGGACCGCTCTCTTCCAGTTTGGCGCTGGACCGGCTGGTGGAGCAACTTGATATAGCCCTGCGTCATGGGGCGACATTGCTCATGGGAGGCTCTCGCCCTGCCGGCCCGGGAGCCTTTCTTTCGCCAACGATCCTGACGGATATTGACCGCTCCAATCCGGCCTACTCGCAGGAGTTCTTTGGCCCTGTCGCGATGTTCTTTCGTGCAAAGGATGAAGACGAGGCCATGAAAATCGCAAATGATTCTCCCTTTGGACTGGGCGGAGCGATCTGCACCTCTGATCCGCGGCGGGCGCGCCGCCTGGCCTCCAGGCTTCAGTCGGGTATGGTCTTCATCAACTATCCCGCCCTCACCGCTCCTGAACTGCCCTTTGGAGGCATCAAGCGTTCTGGATACGGTCGTGAACTCTCCGGCCTTGGAATAGAGGAGTTTGTGAACAAGAAGATGGTGTGTATGGTCGATCCCGCAAAGGTACGACACTCGGTTTCGTGA
- a CDS encoding sensor histidine kinase: MNRMLLIFLVLLMWGAVPGLLALNPGTMLSQYAHAAWRLQGGLLDSPPSAIAQTRDGYIWIGSRSGLLRFDGVSFHHWQSPAGQVKLRDPVVSLLGAQDDSLWIGTVHGLFHWKEHRLIAFPRYVSRIDAIAEGSNGTIWLARSRLGMDRRGPLCRVSGEKVHCFGVADGVPFDGGSALAVDAAGAVWMGGVASILRYSSDGHVSVYPMKSSILKGLPSAVSCLSADPSGGVWVGIAYAGPGLGLEYFENGRYSSTHVPAFASSRLRVTTTYRDRSGSLWVGTSNDGLYRIEGHSIQHYSSLDGLSSNDVHQFMEDAEGDLWVITSNGIDRFRDLAVTTYSLAQHLSSNEIDSVFTSRDGSVWSLSDGGINVLKRGVVTAVRLRRQITGKQLEASLEDREGRVWIAMDKGLYLYSQGRFLPVTRRSGKPIGPVLSMAQDPAGLIWCVSLGHGDNKLFHFDPATRIAEPAGVQQAYLFRVIPDIHQGVWTLSIQGEVAHLVHGKNADILEYKLRPPGKQVSTILQGTGGTLYIWSTSGLTLVRGSRHRFLPGISGDACLHTYSDIFDRGGNMWVASRCGITRYAARDVKEWWRASKLTFHHPLRLGPSDGVAVSGPVFTPAVSRSADGRLWFATDNGLQTLDPADLSLNANPPPVFVERLLADHHVYPLANLVRLPARSRDLEIDYTALSFPSPRKVFFRYRLRGYDDGWQNAGTRRQAFYTNLEPGKYSFQVIACNNSGVWNQQGAALNFIVMPAWYQMPWFRFLAVLAILGILTALYLRRVSLIEREMTLRFSERMTERMRIARELHDTLLQAMQGLVLSISSFSSQAVVSSEVREELERSLDHADRLLVSGRNRIRDLRGEGGESETLLASLSTLVSQIFGSASSKVRFTCEGIARPIHAFAREEVLMIASEALSNACFHSDADEVQVQVSYHDNAFRIAIRDNGNGFDAGASPEGHFGIRGMRERAADIGAHLEVQSAPGHGTEVCVTVAAERAYEQPSGWLRRRFRRLRH; encoded by the coding sequence ATGAACCGGATGCTCCTTATCTTCCTCGTCCTGCTTATGTGGGGAGCAGTGCCCGGGTTGCTGGCGCTGAATCCAGGCACCATGCTTTCGCAGTATGCGCACGCCGCGTGGCGTCTGCAGGGCGGCCTGCTGGATTCGCCCCCCTCCGCCATTGCGCAGACGCGAGACGGATATATCTGGATTGGCAGCAGGTCCGGGCTGCTGCGTTTTGACGGGGTTAGCTTTCATCATTGGCAATCTCCCGCGGGCCAGGTGAAGCTGCGCGACCCGGTCGTGAGCCTGCTTGGCGCACAGGATGACAGTCTCTGGATCGGAACGGTACATGGCTTATTCCACTGGAAGGAGCATCGTCTGATTGCCTTTCCCCGCTATGTCAGTCGCATTGACGCAATTGCCGAGGGCAGTAATGGGACCATCTGGCTTGCGCGGTCCCGCCTGGGGATGGACCGGCGCGGCCCGTTATGCCGAGTATCCGGTGAGAAGGTCCACTGCTTTGGCGTTGCCGACGGAGTTCCCTTTGACGGGGGCAGCGCGCTTGCTGTCGATGCGGCGGGGGCAGTGTGGATGGGAGGAGTTGCCTCTATTTTGCGCTATTCCTCGGATGGGCATGTCTCTGTTTACCCGATGAAGAGCAGCATATTGAAAGGGCTTCCATCCGCAGTGAGCTGTTTGAGCGCTGACCCTTCCGGGGGCGTGTGGGTCGGGATTGCGTATGCGGGGCCGGGTCTGGGGCTTGAGTATTTTGAAAATGGACGGTACTCCTCTACGCATGTCCCGGCATTCGCTTCCAGCAGACTGAGAGTCACCACCACTTACCGGGACCGCTCGGGCTCTCTGTGGGTTGGTACCTCGAATGACGGGTTATACCGGATTGAGGGCCATAGCATTCAGCATTACAGCAGTCTCGATGGTCTTTCGAGCAACGATGTCCATCAGTTTATGGAGGATGCCGAAGGCGATCTATGGGTCATTACCTCCAATGGCATTGACCGGTTCCGCGATCTGGCCGTCACAACTTATTCCCTCGCCCAGCATTTGAGCAGCAACGAAATCGACTCTGTTTTCACGAGCCGCGACGGAAGCGTCTGGAGCCTTTCTGATGGAGGGATCAATGTCCTCAAGCGAGGTGTGGTCACCGCCGTCCGCTTGCGCCGGCAGATCACCGGGAAGCAGCTTGAAGCGAGCCTCGAAGACAGAGAAGGCCGTGTCTGGATTGCAATGGACAAGGGACTGTATCTCTACTCGCAGGGGAGGTTTCTGCCTGTGACGAGAAGGTCCGGCAAGCCCATTGGTCCCGTGTTATCCATGGCGCAAGACCCGGCTGGCTTGATCTGGTGTGTTTCCCTCGGGCACGGAGATAACAAGCTCTTTCACTTCGATCCGGCGACACGCATAGCAGAGCCGGCCGGCGTTCAGCAGGCCTACTTATTCCGGGTGATTCCAGACATTCACCAGGGGGTATGGACGCTTTCCATTCAGGGAGAAGTGGCACACCTCGTCCACGGCAAGAACGCAGACATTCTCGAGTACAAGCTGCGGCCGCCCGGCAAGCAGGTCAGTACGATTCTGCAAGGAACGGGCGGCACGCTCTATATATGGTCCACCAGCGGTTTGACTCTCGTAAGAGGGAGCAGGCACCGGTTCCTGCCTGGAATCTCCGGTGATGCCTGCCTCCATACGTACTCCGACATCTTTGATCGCGGCGGCAATATGTGGGTCGCCAGCCGATGCGGCATCACCCGTTATGCTGCCAGGGATGTGAAGGAGTGGTGGCGTGCCTCAAAACTTACGTTTCATCACCCTCTGCGGCTCGGGCCCAGCGACGGTGTGGCTGTGTCGGGGCCGGTGTTCACTCCGGCCGTTTCGCGGTCGGCCGATGGCCGGCTGTGGTTCGCGACCGATAACGGGCTTCAGACCCTGGACCCCGCAGATCTTTCTCTCAATGCGAATCCTCCTCCGGTTTTCGTGGAGAGGCTGCTTGCGGACCATCACGTGTACCCTCTCGCGAACCTTGTGCGTCTGCCGGCCAGGTCCCGTGATTTGGAGATTGACTACACGGCTTTGAGTTTTCCTTCTCCGAGAAAGGTTTTCTTCCGCTACCGGCTTCGTGGGTATGACGACGGCTGGCAAAATGCCGGAACCCGCCGTCAGGCGTTCTATACCAATCTGGAGCCGGGAAAATATTCGTTTCAGGTCATCGCCTGCAACAATAGCGGAGTCTGGAACCAGCAGGGGGCTGCGCTGAACTTCATCGTGATGCCGGCATGGTACCAGATGCCGTGGTTCAGATTTCTCGCTGTTCTCGCAATCCTTGGCATTCTGACCGCGCTTTATCTCAGGCGTGTCAGCCTGATCGAGAGAGAGATGACCCTTCGCTTCAGCGAGCGCATGACCGAGCGCATGCGCATTGCGAGAGAGCTTCATGACACGCTGCTGCAGGCCATGCAGGGGCTCGTGCTGAGCATATCGAGTTTTTCGAGTCAGGCCGTCGTCTCCTCTGAGGTCAGGGAAGAATTGGAACGCTCGCTCGACCATGCTGACCGGCTGCTGGTTTCAGGCAGGAATCGAATCCGGGATCTGCGTGGGGAAGGCGGCGAATCAGAAACCCTGCTTGCATCGCTGAGCACTCTCGTGTCTCAAATCTTTGGCAGCGCGAGTTCAAAAGTTAGATTTACATGCGAAGGCATTGCCAGGCCGATCCATGCGTTTGCCCGCGAAGAAGTATTGATGATTGCGTCTGAAGCTCTCTCCAATGCCTGCTTCCACTCGGATGCGGATGAGGTGCAGGTGCAAGTGAGCTATCACGACAATGCGTTCCGGATCGCTATTCGAGACAACGGAAACGGGTTTGATGCCGGAGCCTCTCCTGAAGGGCATTTCGGAATCAGGGGCATGCGGGAGCGGGCAGCGGACATTGGAGCACATCTTGAAGTGCAGAGCGCCCCAGGGCATGGGACGGAGGTGTGCGTAACCGTCGCTGCCGAGCGCGCCTATGAGCAGCCATCGGGATGGCTGCGAAGAAGGTTTCGCCGTCTGAGACATTAA